The Mycoplasmopsis caviae sequence ACCATCAAAACCGTATTTTGAAAGTAGTTCACGAACTTCCATTTCAACAAGTTCGATCATTTCTTCTTCACCTTTAAGCATATCGCATTTGTTTAAGAAAACAACCATACGAGGAACACCAACTTGTTTTGAAAGAAGAATGTGTTCACGTGTTTGAGGCATAGCACCATCTGTTGCAGCAACAACTAAGATAGCACCATCCATTTGTGCAGCACCTGTAATCATGTTCTTAATGTAGTCAGCGTGCCCTGGACAGTCAACGTGTGCATAGTGACGTTTTTCTGTTTCATATTCGATGTGTGATGTGTTGATTGTTATACCACGTGCTTTTTCTTCTGGTGCATTATCGATAGCAGCATAGTCTTTAGCTTCTGCAAGACCTTTCTTTGATAATACTGTTGCAATAGCAGCAGTTAAAGTTGTCTTACCGTGGTCAACGTGACCAATAGTACCAATATTAACGTGGTCTTTTGTACGATTAAAATCTTGTTTTGCCATGTAATATTTCCTTTCAATGTATTAATAAATTGTATTTTAGCGCTAAAACCAACCTAAGTGCAGCCTTTCATCTGCATCCTATCCATACTATTTACTAATATAGTCTTTATAAATATTTATAAATAGCATTTTATATTTTAGCACAATAATAAAGTTTTAACTATATTTTTTAAAATTTTACTTATTTATTTTTTGTCTAATTTAACTGATATTTTGAATATTTTTAGTCCTCTTTTTAATTTACTAATATGCCTATAAAACAGGTTTTTAAGAAAAAAATAGACACTACAAAAGTGTCTATTGATATTATGCATATGAGCCTAATAAAGGGCATAATACTAATATTGATAATGCTAGAATTATAATTGCGTAAATTGTAAAGGAAATTTTATAAAATCTTGTTTTAGTTCGTGTTGTAATTGAAACGTTATCATTTTGAATTAAACGTAAATTCTTTTCCTTAGTTTGATATACATCAACTCTTTTTTCTCCAATAAAAACTAGGATTAAGAAGATTGCTGAAATTATTGATCCTAAGACTGTACCTCAAATTGAACCAATACTTGTCATTAATTTAGCACTACCAATTGAACTTAATGAAATTTTTTCTCCTTTAAAATTTCAAATTCTTTCCTTCATAATTGAATTATAAATTAGGTTTGTAAAGAGTTCATTTGTCCCCTGACCACCTGGGGTTATACTTACTGAATTACCTATTTTAATTAATGTATTTGAAACAAGAACATTAAAGTATCAACCACCTGTTAGATCAGGTTTTAGTGTTCCTGTTGCTTTCATAAATAATGCCATAGGTGAAAGGAATGTTGGTAACATTTTTCAAATAAAGACTTCTCCAAATTGATATCATTTCCTAAATGTCTTTTTCATTCCTTGACGCATTTCATAAAATTCATATTCATGTTTAGCTTTAACTAAAAGTGGATCATAAATTTTTACAAACGGTAATCATTCAAGAAATCCTATAAAAATTTTAAGCAATCAGTTTTGAATCTTTTTGTTAAAAGCTAATGCGAAGAATAAAGCGGCAAATGTTGAATCTGTTATAAGCCCGATAATAAAGAATACATAGAATATTTTTACTTGTGGATTTGAAATATTTGATAGAAGATCTTGATAAAATCAAATTCCAAAAGGTAAAAACAATAACGTTGTAAAGATATTGCCAACCTGTCATAAGAAAGTGTTAGTAACTATTGCAGGTAGTAATACTGGTCGCTTAATTCCTTTTCTTCTTAAATATCAATAAGTTGCTAAATCACCGCCAATTGATTTAGGTGTAACATTTTGCACAATTGTTGCAATTAATGAACTAATAATAATGTCATTTCAGCGGACTTTTTGTCCTTGGAAATCCAAAAGCCGTTTGAAGATAATAGTATTAAATAAGGCTCATATAAAAAATGAAAGTGCAATTGTTAGAAACGAAATTCGTGTTTTGTTGTTTTCAAAAATAACAATTCACATAATACGGAACATCTCGCCTATGTTACCATTTGTTCCAAAGAAATTGTCATCTTTAAAATTATAGATTGTAAAATAAAGAAAAACTATAACTCCAATAAACATTGAAATAAAGATAAATCATTTAATAAATGTTCAAGGCGTTACTTTACGAATTTTAAAATCTTCCTTTAATTCTAAAATCCCGTCCATTAACTCTCTTTCAAGAATAATTAATTTTGTATGATCATCTTGTGTGTTACTTTTTGCAACTACTTCACAATCAACTGAGAATTCTTTTTCCATAATCGAATATTTAACTGTTAATGAATTACCACCTTCAAAATAAAGTTTAAGATGTACATTATTATTAACAATGGCTGTATTTTTATATTCTTTAAGATTAACAATTTTGTGGTTACCAATTGCCTCAGATTTAATAATTCTCTTAATAAATCTTGAAGCCATTTCGTCATCTAGTGTAAAGTTTTTACTTACAACATGATGAAGTCCATAATTGTCATAAATTTTTTGCAAAACATCATATAACGAAAGGTTTTTATCCTTATAAAAAATAATCATTCTTATAAGTTCTAACATAAATAAATTGGCATCAAAACCATTGAAAAGTCTGTTAAAAGGTGAAAACTGGCTAAACCTTGTAAAGGCAAAAATAAGATTTTTGTCGCTGTTTCTTTTTGAAATTTCTCAAATTTCAGAAACTTTTGAAGTTTCTTCAACATGAATATTATGTTTTAGTGCAATCTGACTTGTTAGTGTACCGACACCAAGTGATTTAATAATATAACTATTTGTTAGATTAGTTTTATCAAAGGTTTGGTCATCCTCTAGTAAAAAATTTAAATAAAGTGCAGCTATTTCATCGGGTTTAAAATACTTAAATACTTTTTTATGTCTTATTGATAAGTTAACACCTGAACCATCATGGCTAATTGAAAAATTTGCATTTGTTTTCTTGAATAATGTTTTTCAATAAATTCTACGCAAGCAATCTGGATTATCAGCATTTATGTTAAAAGCATCTTTTTTTCTATTTGTATCAACATATTCAATATGAAGTCTTTTTAAAATATCAAGATAAAAATTTGTTGTTGAAATTTGAGAAATATCAATACCAAATTTTAAATCCTTATCTTTTAAGTCTTTAAATAAAGGTAAATATCTTTTGTAAATTTCTTTACTATAATCTAGAGGGCTATGATTATATCTAAAACTAATACCTTGATTTGGAATATCAAGATTTAGATAATTCACCGAGTTTAACTTGAATAAAATTCGTGCTACGTCAACATGATTAAAAGGTCTTCCATCGCCTCAATTGAAGCTTATTTGCATTATGTTTTTAAGCCCTTTAAAATTTTCAATACTAATAATAGCTTGACAATTATCTTCCTTGGCTGCTAAATTTTTAAGCACACTTGGATATGAACCGTTTTTTTCAAAAATATGTGATTTAAAGCCTTTTTCATCAAAAATACGAGCCAAAATATTTATATAGAGTAATGAGTGAAATGAGTTATCATTTACTAAAAAAATTCTAAATTCGCTGTTTTGTTTATGAACTTCATTCATAACATCACAAAAAGCATGACCAAGTGCTGTAACCGTATAATCATTAATTAGGTGGCTACCTACCCCAAGTTTAGCAATAACTTTATTAGAAATAAAACGAAGTGGCCTTGAAAAAGCTGAATCAATATCTTGTTTCTCTTTTTTGAGACCAAAAGTTAACAACTTTTTAACAAATTCATCATCATCTGATGAATTTTTGTTTCATTTGTTTAATATTGGATTATTTGCCATTATTCACCTTCTAATATTTTTAATATTATATATTAAGTTAAATATACTTAATTAAATAAAGAACTTAAATTATTTGAACAAAATTTAAAGTTTTCAATTTATCTCTTAATATTTTTGGTTGAAAGCAATTTATGTGAAAATATTTTGTAAAGTACTTTGCAAACAAAACTTAATTTATATGGCTCTCTAATTTTATATTTTGTAATATATTCTTTTAATTTAGTAACAAGAAATTCCTGAACTTCACATTTCTTGTTTTTTTTGTTTGTGCGAAGAAGCATTCAAAAAAATGTTTTTAATTGGTAAAGTGTGTTAGACTTCATTAAATCAAAATCCTGCTCATTTAGCAAATTAAACTTCGCTATTTTTTTAAAAAATTCATCATACTGCCATATTACATTACCAACAATTTTATTTACATTTTCTATTTTCATTACAAGCGAATTCGGTCTTAATAAATATTTAATTAGAACTTTATTAACATACTTATATTTTTGGCAGTTTAAATATAGAAAAAGCATAAATCTTTGATCTTCAAAGATATGTAGGTCAAATTTTTCATTATATTTTTTGCATATATCTAAATAAAATTGCTTTTTAATGAATACCCCTCAAGAAAAAGATAAAGTGTTAATAAAAGTTGATTTTGGATCATTTCAGTCTATGTTTTTATTTTTAAAATAAGGTGCATTCATTCTAATTGTTCCACTCTTATTTAATGGAATATTAACAACATATTTATAGCGAATTAGTTCTAAACCTTTTTGATAGTTTTTAGCAAAACTATCAAAAACACTTGGATATATTTTATCATCGTCATCTAGGAATAAAACATATTCACCTTGGGCTTGATTGATTAAAAAATCACGATTGAATCCTAAACCAATATGCTCATGATAATCCTTTAAATCAATAACTCTTATTCTTTCATCTCTTTTCGAAAAATCATTAAGAATCTCTAACGTGTTGTCAGTAGAATAATCATTTAAAACAAGTATTTCAAGATTTGGATACTTAATTTTAACTGCTTCTTTTAGTGAAAAGAAGCGATGGCTTGAAATATTGTGACATGGAATAAGTAAACTAACTTTTGGTAAATTCATTGCAACTCCTAGATAATTATTCATGTTTCATAATTATACACTATGCAACTAAGCAATATTAAAGATGCAGACTTGACAAGTCGAAATTCAATTAAGAAAGCAAAGTGTTTTGTTTTTATTTGTGCATAAAAACAATAAACACAAATAATTTAAAATCTTAAATATGAGTAATGTTTCCATAATAATAATCTCAAAGTACACAAATCGAAATATTTGCATATTTTTATTTTTGTATAATAATATTAAGTATGAATAAACAATACATTTAAGGAGAAAAATGTCAGCAATTTACAAGATTCACTCACGCGAAATTTTAGACTCTCGTGGAAACCCAACAGTTCAAGTTGAAGTTTGAACAGAAGCTGGTGGATATGGTTTAGCTAATGTTCCATCAGGAGCAAGTACAGGTTCAAAAGAAGCACTTGAATTAAGAGATCAAGGAACTAAATATGAAAAGAACTGATTCGGTGGCAGAGGTGTTATGACTGCTGTTGATCATGTTAACAAAGATATTGCACCAAAATTATTAGGTATGGAAGTTACCGATCAACGTGCAATAGATATGAAAATGATCAAATTAGATGGCACAGCTACAAAATCAAAATTTGGTGCTAATGCTATTTTAGGTGTTTCATTAGCAGTTGCTAGAGCAGCAGCAGATGAATTACAAATTCCTCTATATAGATACATTGGTGGTACAAATGCACACGTATTGCCTTTACCTATGTTAAATGTTATGAATGGTGGAGCTCATGCATCAAACACAGTGGACTTCCAAGAATTCATGATTATGCCAGTTGGCGCTAAAAGCATTCGTGAAGCATTACAAATGGCAAACAAAGTATTCCACAACTTAGCTAAATTATTAAAAGCTGCTGGTCATGGAACACAAGTTGGTGATGAAGGTGGATTTGCACCAGATTGCAAGAGCCATGAAGAAGTTCTTGACTACCTTGTTCAAGCTATTAAAGTCGCAGGTTACAAACCAGCTACAAGTGGTAAAGATGCAGTTGCTATTGCTATGGATGCGGCTTCAAGTGAAGTTTATAATGCAGAAAGCAAAAAATATGTATTCAAAAAACTTAAAAAAGCCATTGAAGAAAAGCGTCCAGGTTTTGAAAAACTTACAAATGTTAAACTTGAATACACAACAGACGAAATGATTGAATACTATGGTTCATTAATTTCTAAATATCCAATTATTTCAATCGAAGATGGTCTTGCAGAAGATGACTGAGCCGGATTTACAAAAATGACAGCTAAATTTGGACACCAAATTCAAATTGTTGGTGATGACTTAACTGTTACAAACCCTAAGTTATTAGCACGTGCTATTAAAGAAAAAGCAATGAATGCTATCTTAATCAAATTAAACCAAATTGGTTCATTAACAGAAACTATTGATGCTATTAATATGGCTCAAAAAGCTGGAATGGCTTGTGTTGTTTCACACCGTTCAGGTGAAACAGAAGACACAACATTAGCTGATGTTGCTGTTGCATTAAACACAGGACAAATCAAAACTGGTTCAATGTCACGTACAGATAGAATTGCAAAATACAATCGTCTATTAATGATTGAAGAAGAATTAGATGGCGTTGAAGAATTCGAAGGTCGTGAAGCATTCTACAACATTAAATAATTGATGTCAAAAATTAGAGTTCATCATTGAACTCTTTTTTTTGATTCATTAACAGCCAAATTTCATTATTTGGCTGTTTTATAGTACTTTTAGTAAGTTATATATATTCAATTTAGACAAAACTTTGTAAATTTGACAACAAAAATCAAATAAATTTATAACCATAAATATTAATAATATATAATTAAATTATGAATTTTTTACGTAGTTTTTTTGCTATCAAAGACAGTGTTAATGATGGAGTTAGTGTCTTTATAGCAATTGTTGGAATAATTGCGTGCGTTGCTACAATTAGCGTATCAATTCCGCAATTAATTTATTTATTAAAAAGAAAGAAAACAGGAAAGGTTAAATTTTATTCATTTTGAATTTTCTTTGTTGCATTATGCAGTTGAATAATTTTTGGTTCATTTACTGGAAAAGATGCAAAAATGGCTGCTGTGGTTTATGCCAATATTTTTTGTGCTTATGTTTATTGTGTACTCTTATTTTTTATGTACAAATATGATGAAAAAATTATCAGAAACAAACGAAAGTGAATCGTTTTGAGTATAACCTTAAGCTTAACAACAATTTGTTTAGTTGTTGGATTAATTGGCCTATACTTCAAAAAGAAAGATGGAAGCACTCTAAATTTTGATGATAATACAACAGCAATATTGTCTCAAATAGTACCAGTAATGACTACTTTTGCATTTTTGCCACAAATTTTAAAAACATTTGAGAAAAGAGATATTGAAGGGCTATCAATAGGCTTAATTCTAATGTTTGTTTTAACTAACATTTTCTGAATTGTTTATTGATTTTCACTTATTATTGCTGAGGGTAGACTAACACCTGCACTAACCTCAACACTATTGTGGCAAGTGCTTTCATTATTAATATACACTTCGCAATTGTCAATGATGATCAACATTATAAAATCACATAAAAAAAATATGGAAAACCAAACTAACCAAGATCAAAATAACATGACAATTGTTGACCAAAACAACTATAAAACAGGGGTTAACTAAAAATGTACAAAAGTAAATTAAACATTAAAGAAACTCAATTAGCAATACAAGATTTAAAGTTTGCATTCACCAAAAAATTAAATAAAGAACTCCATTTAACTAGGGTTTCTGCCCCTTTATTTGTAGCAACAAATACTAAACTTAATGATGGTTTAAATGGTGAAGAACCCGTTTCATTTGTGCCTAAAAACTTTGGTGAAAAAGTTGAAATAGTTCACTCTCTTGCTAAATGAAAAAGATATGCATTAAAAAAATACAACTTTAATACCTATGAAGGTATTTGAACTGATATGAATGCTATTAGAAAAGAAGAGGACCTTGATTATTTACACTCATATTATGTTGATCAATGAGATTGAGAACTAATTATTAAAAATGAAGACAGAAATCTTGAATTTCTTAAAAAAATAGTTAATACTATTTTTAAATGTATTCGTCACGTTGAATACAAACTCTTAATTGATTTTCCACAACTTAATCAAAAACTACCAGAAAATGTAACTTTTATTAGTAGCAAAGAATTATACAATCTATATCCAAACTTAAGCCCTGAAGAAAGAGAAAGCGAATTTGTTAAAAAACATAAAGCAATCTTCATTTATGAAATTGGTTATCCGCTTTCTGATGGAAAACCTCAATCTAAACGGGCTTATGATTATGATGATTGGAAACTAAATGGAGACTTAATTGTTTATGATGCAGTTAATGATAAAGCATTAGAAATATCATCAATGGGTATTAGAGTCGACAAAAAATCACTACTTGAACAAGCAAAATTTTGCAAAATTAATTCTGATGCTTTTAAAGAGTATCACAACAATATAATTAATGAAGTTTCTCCACTAACTATCGGTGGTGGGATTGGTCAAAGCAGACTTTCAATGTTTTTATTAGAGAAGAAACACATAGGTGAAGTTCAAGTTGGGATTTGACCTCAAGATTTAATAAAGAAACTAGAAGATGAAGGAATATTCTTGCTTTAGGTTCTCTTATTGTGTATAAAAAATAAAAAAATAATTTCAAACTGGAAAAAATTGTGAAAAAACGTGCTTTTTTCTTAATTTTTTCCAGTTTTTTAATTTGCCTTTATATTTTAGGCAAGTTTTAAATTGAAAGGAGGAAAATGAACTTAACTTTTAATGATTATTTTATGGGACTAATTTCGCATAAGGATCAAAGCAATATTATGCAAAATATCCTTACGATGGAAAAAGTTAATGAAGAAGCTTACAAAAAAATAAGTGAAAATGAACCAGAAAAGAGTTTACTTCTGACTGAAAGTAGACCTAAAAACAAAAGCAAACACATTTTAAGTATTATGAAACCACAGTTAGCAAAAATTA is a genomic window containing:
- a CDS encoding MG284/MPN403 family protein, with product MNLTFNDYFMGLISHKDQSNIMQNILTMEKVNEEAYKKISENEPEKSLLLTESRPKNKSKHILSIMKPQLAKIIREDFLNRSNKNWFKDFYSKNTYYKYRKQAVEEFLYHFFNT
- a CDS encoding PQ-loop domain-containing transporter, whose product is MNFLRSFFAIKDSVNDGVSVFIAIVGIIACVATISVSIPQLIYLLKRKKTGKVKFYSFWIFFVALCSWIIFGSFTGKDAKMAAVVYANIFCAYVYCVLLFFMYKYDEKIIRNKRKWIVLSITLSLTTICLVVGLIGLYFKKKDGSTLNFDDNTTAILSQIVPVMTTFAFLPQILKTFEKRDIEGLSIGLILMFVLTNIFWIVYWFSLIIAEGRLTPALTSTLLWQVLSLLIYTSQLSMMINIIKSHKKNMENQTNQDQNNMTIVDQNNYKTGVN
- a CDS encoding lysylphosphatidylglycerol synthase transmembrane domain-containing protein encodes the protein MANNPILNKWNKNSSDDDEFVKKLLTFGLKKEKQDIDSAFSRPLRFISNKVIAKLGVGSHLINDYTVTALGHAFCDVMNEVHKQNSEFRIFLVNDNSFHSLLYINILARIFDEKGFKSHIFEKNGSYPSVLKNLAAKEDNCQAIISIENFKGLKNIMQISFNWGDGRPFNHVDVARILFKLNSVNYLNLDIPNQGISFRYNHSPLDYSKEIYKRYLPLFKDLKDKDLKFGIDISQISTTNFYLDILKRLHIEYVDTNRKKDAFNINADNPDCLRRIYWKTLFKKTNANFSISHDGSGVNLSIRHKKVFKYFKPDEIAALYLNFLLEDDQTFDKTNLTNSYIIKSLGVGTLTSQIALKHNIHVEETSKVSEIWEISKRNSDKNLIFAFTRFSQFSPFNRLFNGFDANLFMLELIRMIIFYKDKNLSLYDVLQKIYDNYGLHHVVSKNFTLDDEMASRFIKRIIKSEAIGNHKIVNLKEYKNTAIVNNNVHLKLYFEGGNSLTVKYSIMEKEFSVDCEVVAKSNTQDDHTKLIILERELMDGILELKEDFKIRKVTPWTFIKWFIFISMFIGVIVFLYFTIYNFKDDNFFGTNGNIGEMFRIMWIVIFENNKTRISFLTIALSFFIWALFNTIIFKRLLDFQGQKVRWNDIIISSLIATIVQNVTPKSIGGDLATYWYLRRKGIKRPVLLPAIVTNTFLWQVGNIFTTLLFLPFGIWFYQDLLSNISNPQVKIFYVFFIIGLITDSTFAALFFALAFNKKIQNWLLKIFIGFLEWLPFVKIYDPLLVKAKHEYEFYEMRQGMKKTFRKWYQFGEVFIWKMLPTFLSPMALFMKATGTLKPDLTGGWYFNVLVSNTLIKIGNSVSITPGGQGTNELFTNLIYNSIMKERIWNFKGEKISLSSIGSAKLMTSIGSIWGTVLGSIISAIFLILVFIGEKRVDVYQTKEKNLRLIQNDNVSITTRTKTRFYKISFTIYAIIILALSILVLCPLLGSYA
- a CDS encoding aspartate--ammonia ligase — protein: MYKSKLNIKETQLAIQDLKFAFTKKLNKELHLTRVSAPLFVATNTKLNDGLNGEEPVSFVPKNFGEKVEIVHSLAKWKRYALKKYNFNTYEGIWTDMNAIRKEEDLDYLHSYYVDQWDWELIIKNEDRNLEFLKKIVNTIFKCIRHVEYKLLIDFPQLNQKLPENVTFISSKELYNLYPNLSPEERESEFVKKHKAIFIYEIGYPLSDGKPQSKRAYDYDDWKLNGDLIVYDAVNDKALEISSMGIRVDKKSLLEQAKFCKINSDAFKEYHNNIINEVSPLTIGGGIGQSRLSMFLLEKKHIGEVQVGIWPQDLIKKLEDEGIFLL
- a CDS encoding glycosyltransferase family 2 protein, which gives rise to MNLPKVSLLIPCHNISSHRFFSLKEAVKIKYPNLEILVLNDYSTDNTLEILNDFSKRDERIRVIDLKDYHEHIGLGFNRDFLINQAQGEYVLFLDDDDKIYPSVFDSFAKNYQKGLELIRYKYVVNIPLNKSGTIRMNAPYFKNKNIDWNDPKSTFINTLSFSWGVFIKKQFYLDICKKYNEKFDLHIFEDQRFMLFLYLNCQKYKYVNKVLIKYLLRPNSLVMKIENVNKIVGNVIWQYDEFFKKIAKFNLLNEQDFDLMKSNTLYQLKTFFWMLLRTNKKNKKCEVQEFLVTKLKEYITKYKIREPYKLSFVCKVLYKIFSHKLLSTKNIKR
- the eno gene encoding phosphopyruvate hydratase, which codes for MSAIYKIHSREILDSRGNPTVQVEVWTEAGGYGLANVPSGASTGSKEALELRDQGTKYEKNWFGGRGVMTAVDHVNKDIAPKLLGMEVTDQRAIDMKMIKLDGTATKSKFGANAILGVSLAVARAAADELQIPLYRYIGGTNAHVLPLPMLNVMNGGAHASNTVDFQEFMIMPVGAKSIREALQMANKVFHNLAKLLKAAGHGTQVGDEGGFAPDCKSHEEVLDYLVQAIKVAGYKPATSGKDAVAIAMDAASSEVYNAESKKYVFKKLKKAIEEKRPGFEKLTNVKLEYTTDEMIEYYGSLISKYPIISIEDGLAEDDWAGFTKMTAKFGHQIQIVGDDLTVTNPKLLARAIKEKAMNAILIKLNQIGSLTETIDAINMAQKAGMACVVSHRSGETEDTTLADVAVALNTGQIKTGSMSRTDRIAKYNRLLMIEEELDGVEEFEGREAFYNIK